In a genomic window of Myxococcales bacterium:
- a CDS encoding transcriptional repressor has protein sequence MSLENPARLRMTRQREIILHLLRELETHPTADELFQLVRQQLPKISLGTVYRNLDVLFEQGLVRKLENSGPQRRYDGRMHPHHHAQCRQCHRLFDVPIEAVSTPTIRLADELGFQLTEYRLELFGVCADCRRTAAPKERKSGRS, from the coding sequence ATGAGCTTGGAAAACCCTGCACGGCTCCGGATGACGCGTCAACGCGAGATTATTTTGCACCTTCTGCGGGAGCTGGAAACGCATCCGACGGCCGATGAATTGTTTCAGTTGGTCCGCCAGCAATTGCCCAAAATCAGCCTGGGCACGGTTTACCGCAATCTGGACGTGCTGTTCGAACAGGGCCTGGTGCGAAAGCTGGAGAACAGCGGGCCGCAACGGCGCTACGACGGGCGGATGCATCCGCATCATCACGCGCAATGCCGGCAATGCCATCGGCTGTTCGACGTGCCGATCGAGGCCGTATCGACGCCGACGATCCGCCTGGCCGACGAGTTGGGTTTTCAACTGACCGAATACCGGTTGGAACTGTTCGGCGTTTGCGCCGATTGCCGCCGGACGGCGGCGCCGAAAGAAAGAAAAAGCGGGCGGTCCTGA
- a CDS encoding rubrerythrin family protein produces the protein MPSVKGSRTEKNLLTSFAGESQARNRYTFAASQAKKEGLIQISLVFEETANQEKEHAKRFFSFLEGGDLAIEAAFPAGVVGDTAVQLKHAAAGEHFEWTEMYPGYAKIAAEEGFKDIATLFQAVSNAEAQHERRYLAFLNNVEKGLVFKRGEKVKWRCINCGYIYEGYEAPMKCPACAHPQAYYELLGENW, from the coding sequence ATGCCAAGCGTAAAAGGAAGTCGCACTGAAAAGAATTTGTTGACCTCGTTCGCCGGTGAATCCCAGGCCCGCAATCGGTACACCTTCGCGGCCAGCCAGGCGAAAAAAGAAGGCCTGATCCAAATCTCGCTGGTTTTCGAGGAAACGGCCAACCAGGAAAAAGAGCACGCGAAGCGGTTCTTCTCGTTCCTGGAAGGCGGCGACCTGGCGATTGAAGCGGCTTTTCCCGCCGGCGTCGTCGGCGATACCGCGGTGCAACTGAAGCACGCGGCGGCTGGCGAACACTTCGAATGGACCGAGATGTATCCGGGTTACGCGAAGATCGCCGCCGAGGAAGGCTTCAAGGACATCGCCACGCTTTTCCAAGCGGTCAGCAACGCCGAGGCGCAGCACGAACGGCGCTACCTCGCGTTTCTGAACAACGTCGAAAAAGGCCTGGTGTTCAAGCGCGGGGAAAAAGTGAAGTGGCGCTGCATCAACTGCGGCTACATCTACGAGGGTTACGAAGCCCCGATGAAGTGCCCGGCCTGCGCCCATCCGCAAGCCTATTACGAACTGCTCGGCGAAAACTGGTAG
- a CDS encoding ferritin family protein yields MTAVADLNLASAIELAMASEKEAEAFYRRAADASADPRGKSMFRQLADFENSHYLNLQRLRDQLGGAPFDGYAGTAFLPEKPAAAPVALSDLQIKSDTEAIALAITAEKKAREAYLNLEKQAVSPVVKNMFAKLAAEEELHRKVLEDQFYALSNQGHWIWGE; encoded by the coding sequence ATGACCGCAGTCGCCGACCTGAATCTGGCGAGCGCGATCGAGTTGGCCATGGCGTCGGAAAAGGAAGCCGAGGCGTTTTATCGCCGGGCGGCCGACGCCTCGGCCGACCCGCGCGGAAAATCGATGTTTCGCCAACTGGCGGATTTCGAGAACAGTCATTACCTTAACCTCCAGCGCTTGCGGGATCAGTTGGGCGGCGCGCCGTTCGACGGTTATGCGGGAACGGCGTTCCTGCCCGAAAAACCCGCGGCCGCGCCGGTCGCCTTGAGCGACCTGCAAATCAAGTCCGATACCGAGGCGATCGCCCTGGCGATTACGGCCGAGAAGAAAGCCCGCGAGGCTTATCTGAATCTCGAAAAACAGGCCGTCAGCCCGGTCGTCAAGAACATGTTTGCCAAATTGGCGGCCGAGGAAGAGTTGCACCGGAAAGTGCTGGAAGATCAGTTTTACGCCTTGTCCAATCAAGGGCATTGGATCTGGGGCGAATGA
- a CDS encoding rubredoxin — MKYECMVCGYIYDPAKGDVDNGVEPGTKFEDLPEDWVCPVCGATKDQFEPAS; from the coding sequence ATGAAATACGAATGCATGGTTTGCGGTTATATCTATGATCCGGCCAAGGGCGACGTCGACAACGGCGTGGAACCCGGCACCAAGTTCGAAGATCTGCCCGAGGATTGGGTTTGCCCGGTTTGTGGCGCGACTAAGGACCAATTCGAACCGGCATCTTAA
- a CDS encoding desulfoferrodoxin produces the protein MKKLQVYQCETGAFIEVLQGAEGCELACCGKPMAALPEKTADKTTEKHVPVISEVPEGTKVVVGSVPHPMLDNHYIMVIELIDGDFVYRKYLKPGEAPEAIFPVKPKNPVARELCNLHGLWKG, from the coding sequence ATGAAAAAACTTCAAGTCTATCAGTGCGAAACGGGCGCGTTTATCGAGGTTTTGCAGGGCGCCGAAGGGTGCGAACTGGCTTGCTGCGGCAAGCCGATGGCCGCGCTGCCGGAGAAAACAGCCGACAAGACGACGGAAAAGCACGTTCCGGTGATCTCGGAAGTGCCGGAGGGCACCAAGGTCGTGGTCGGTTCGGTGCCGCATCCGATGCTGGACAACCACTACATCATGGTGATCGAGCTGATCGACGGCGATTTCGTCTACCGCAAATACCTCAAACCGGGCGAGGCTCCCGAAGCGATCTTCCCGGTCAAACCGAAAAACCCGGTGGCCCGCGAACTGTGCAACCTCCACGGATTATGGAAAGGATAA
- a CDS encoding ferritin, protein MATISEKINKALNDQMQFEIASGYLYWGMAAYCESINLPGFAHWLVAQYNEEVNVHARKFYSYITERGGRAELGAIDKPPVEWKSPLAIFEAAYKHECIVTERIYKLAELARKEGDLATVEFLNWFIKEQVEEEKSTDEIVQMLKMAGEKSVQALFMINARLAERKFGG, encoded by the coding sequence ATGGCGACCATTAGTGAAAAAATCAACAAGGCCTTGAACGACCAGATGCAGTTCGAGATCGCCTCCGGCTACCTCTATTGGGGCATGGCGGCCTATTGCGAGTCGATCAACCTGCCGGGCTTCGCCCACTGGCTGGTCGCGCAGTACAACGAGGAAGTCAACGTCCACGCCCGGAAGTTCTATAGCTACATCACCGAGCGCGGCGGCCGCGCCGAGTTGGGCGCCATCGACAAGCCGCCCGTGGAGTGGAAATCCCCGCTGGCGATTTTCGAAGCGGCCTACAAACACGAATGCATCGTCACCGAGCGCATCTACAAGCTCGCCGAACTGGCCCGCAAGGAAGGCGACCTGGCGACCGTCGAGTTTCTCAATTGGTTCATCAAAGAGCAGGTCGAGGAAGAGAAGAGCACGGACGAAATCGTGCAGATGCTCAAGATGGCCGGTGAGAAAAGCGTCCAGGCGCTGTTCATGATCAACGCCCGCTTGGCGGAACGCAAATTCGGCGGCTGA
- a CDS encoding cytochrome ubiquinol oxidase subunit I, with product MDATLLARIQFGVTVGFHYIFPQITIGMAWILFWMMARWVRTGQPLYRRMARFWTHIFALVFAVGVATGIVMEFQFGTNWADYSRFVGDIFGAPLAAEGVIAFFLESTFLGMLLFGWKKLSPKVHLLSAGMVAFGSTLSAFWIIVANSWQQTPAGFKVVGTRAEMTSFAEAVFNPSTIIRYLHTVDGALIAGSFFVLSLSAWFLLKKKHIEFAVESMRFALIVGLLASGLQFIFGHHHAVQVYKTQPLKLAAFEGHFESSANAPLLAFGIPDVAAGKTQLAIALPGMLSFGVTGDFNTVIKGLNEWPREEWPPILLTFFPFHLMVALWVLLMIVTVWGVVLLYRKKLPETPLYQWLAFLAAPAPILASTLGWMTAEIGRQPWIVYGLLKTNDAVSKVVSAGEILFSLLFLGLIYLLLFGVWVFLVRHRLLQGPETDEAPAGKGVTA from the coding sequence TTGGACGCGACCCTGCTGGCACGGATACAATTCGGGGTGACGGTCGGCTTTCACTATATTTTCCCCCAGATCACCATCGGCATGGCCTGGATCCTGTTCTGGATGATGGCGCGGTGGGTGCGCACCGGGCAGCCGTTGTACCGCCGGATGGCCCGTTTCTGGACGCACATCTTCGCGCTGGTTTTCGCGGTCGGCGTGGCCACCGGCATCGTCATGGAATTTCAATTCGGCACCAACTGGGCCGATTATTCGCGCTTCGTCGGCGACATTTTCGGCGCGCCGCTGGCCGCCGAGGGCGTGATCGCCTTTTTCCTCGAGTCCACCTTCCTGGGCATGCTGCTGTTCGGCTGGAAGAAATTGTCGCCGAAAGTGCATCTGCTCTCGGCCGGCATGGTCGCCTTCGGCTCGACGCTGTCGGCGTTCTGGATCATCGTCGCCAATTCCTGGCAGCAGACGCCGGCCGGCTTCAAGGTCGTCGGCACGCGGGCGGAAATGACCAGCTTCGCCGAGGCGGTGTTCAACCCCTCGACGATTATTCGTTACCTGCACACCGTCGACGGCGCGCTGATCGCCGGTTCCTTCTTCGTCCTGTCGCTTTCGGCTTGGTTCCTGCTGAAGAAAAAGCACATCGAATTCGCCGTCGAATCGATGCGCTTCGCGTTGATCGTCGGCTTGCTCGCGTCGGGTTTGCAGTTCATTTTCGGCCATCACCACGCGGTGCAGGTGTACAAGACGCAACCGCTGAAACTGGCCGCTTTCGAGGGCCATTTCGAATCGTCCGCCAACGCGCCGTTGCTGGCCTTCGGCATTCCGGACGTGGCGGCCGGCAAAACGCAGTTGGCGATCGCCCTCCCGGGAATGCTGAGTTTCGGGGTGACGGGCGATTTCAATACGGTCATCAAGGGACTGAACGAATGGCCGCGCGAGGAATGGCCGCCGATCCTGCTGACGTTTTTCCCCTTCCACCTCATGGTGGCCTTGTGGGTATTGCTGATGATCGTCACGGTTTGGGGGGTGGTGCTTCTTTACCGCAAGAAACTGCCGGAGACGCCGCTCTACCAATGGCTGGCGTTCTTGGCCGCGCCGGCGCCGATCCTCGCCAGCACCCTGGGTTGGATGACGGCGGAAATCGGTCGCCAGCCGTGGATCGTTTACGGTCTGCTCAAGACCAACGACGCCGTATCCAAGGTCGTCAGCGCCGGTGAAATTCTGTTTTCACTGCTTTTCCTCGGGTTGATTTACCTGCTGCTGTTCGGGGTCTGGGTGTTCCTGGTGCGCCACCGACTTTTACAGGGACCGGAAACCGATGAGGCGCCGGCCGGGAAGGGGGTGACGGCATGA
- the cydB gene encoding cytochrome d ubiquinol oxidase subunit II, whose protein sequence is MNTLQTVWYLLVGVLLTGYALLDGFDLGTGWWYWRARKTEHRTLMLSAIGPVWDGNEVWLITGGGALFAAFPPVYASVFSGMYLALVLVLFGLIMRATSIEFRGQLHDEKWRRFWDVAFSLGSLLPALLFGVAMGNVIRGLELNANGDYQGTFLGLLNPYSLFGGVLGLVMFIVHGGLYQLLKQDGEPAAAIKAELSPWWWAYLILFLAVGPLTAVFAGHMYKNFMQFPLLFILPAFILGGIIMIRIYLNSAQYGKAFIASSVTIVSLMLTVGAMMFPTLVWATDPALHLTAFNSSSSQLTLTVMLVVALIGMPIVLAYNYWVYKTFAGKVTLEDSHY, encoded by the coding sequence ATGAATACACTGCAAACCGTTTGGTATCTGCTCGTCGGCGTGCTGCTGACGGGATACGCGTTGCTGGACGGCTTCGATCTGGGCACCGGCTGGTGGTACTGGCGGGCGCGCAAAACCGAGCACCGCACGTTGATGCTCTCGGCGATCGGCCCGGTGTGGGATGGCAACGAGGTCTGGTTGATCACCGGCGGCGGCGCGTTGTTCGCGGCTTTTCCGCCGGTTTATGCCTCGGTGTTTTCAGGTATGTACCTGGCCCTGGTACTCGTGCTTTTCGGTTTAATCATGCGCGCGACCTCGATCGAATTCCGCGGCCAACTCCACGACGAGAAATGGCGGCGGTTCTGGGACGTCGCGTTCAGTCTGGGCAGCCTGCTGCCGGCGCTGCTGTTCGGGGTCGCCATGGGGAACGTGATCCGCGGCCTGGAACTCAACGCCAATGGTGATTACCAGGGCACGTTCCTCGGGCTGCTCAATCCGTATTCGCTGTTCGGCGGCGTGCTGGGGCTGGTCATGTTCATCGTGCATGGCGGGCTTTACCAATTGTTGAAACAGGACGGCGAACCGGCCGCGGCGATCAAGGCCGAATTGAGTCCGTGGTGGTGGGCCTACCTGATCCTGTTCCTGGCGGTCGGGCCGCTGACGGCGGTTTTCGCGGGTCACATGTATAAAAATTTCATGCAATTCCCGCTGCTGTTCATCCTGCCGGCGTTCATCCTGGGCGGGATCATCATGATCCGGATTTATCTCAATTCCGCCCAATACGGTAAAGCGTTCATCGCTTCGAGCGTGACGATCGTCTCGCTGATGCTGACCGTCGGCGCGATGATGTTTCCGACCCTGGTTTGGGCGACCGATCCGGCCCTGCATCTGACGGCATTCAATTCCTCATCCTCGCAGTTGACCCTGACGGTCATGCTGGTCGTCGCGCTGATCGGCATGCCCATCGTGCTGGCCTACAACTACTGGGTTTATAAAACCTTCGCCGGTAAGGTGACCTTGGAGGACAGCCACTACTAG
- a CDS encoding ArsA family ATPase, translating to MARQLFQRRLLLVTGKGGVGKSTIAAALAVAARERGRKVLLVQLGQMDNLGPIFGKTVPPYQFVELENGLFAFSIEPYLALHEYLAESLKMRFVVDWFLENRVIQYLTQAAPGWRELITIGKIWQLAQQTTGYHKRPRFDLLVVDAPATGHGISFLRVPAIILNTIRFGPIRRHTLEVQKLLLDPDRTLLIGVTLPEEMPVNEVVEIHQAAKTILQIPYGGTVVNAFTAARDGGETGRLLKELRADAKAWAALTRAVPGGTEPLQVAWETHQALAKLSAHYLREVREKIDSDVFVVPLIPGSGLDRESIARVAQALADQIGGES from the coding sequence GTGGCCAGGCAACTCTTCCAGCGGCGGTTGTTACTCGTCACCGGCAAGGGCGGGGTGGGCAAATCGACGATCGCCGCGGCGCTGGCGGTAGCGGCGCGCGAACGCGGGCGGAAAGTCCTGTTGGTGCAACTGGGCCAAATGGACAACCTCGGCCCGATCTTCGGCAAGACCGTTCCTCCTTATCAATTCGTCGAATTGGAAAACGGGCTGTTCGCCTTTTCGATCGAACCGTACCTGGCGCTGCACGAATACCTGGCCGAAAGCCTGAAGATGCGGTTCGTCGTCGACTGGTTTCTGGAAAACCGGGTCATTCAATACCTGACGCAGGCCGCGCCCGGGTGGCGCGAGCTGATCACCATCGGCAAAATCTGGCAATTGGCCCAGCAGACGACCGGCTACCACAAGCGGCCCCGGTTCGACCTGCTGGTGGTCGACGCGCCGGCGACCGGCCACGGCATCAGCTTTTTGCGCGTGCCGGCGATCATCCTCAACACCATCCGTTTCGGCCCGATCCGCCGGCACACGCTGGAAGTGCAAAAATTGTTGCTGGACCCCGACCGGACGCTGCTGATCGGCGTCACCTTGCCGGAGGAAATGCCGGTGAACGAGGTGGTGGAAATTCACCAGGCCGCCAAAACCATTCTCCAGATTCCTTACGGCGGGACGGTCGTCAACGCGTTTACCGCCGCGCGGGACGGCGGGGAAACGGGCCGATTGCTGAAAGAATTGCGCGCCGATGCCAAGGCCTGGGCGGCATTGACGCGAGCGGTTCCCGGCGGCACGGAGCCCTTGCAGGTCGCTTGGGAAACGCATCAGGCGCTGGCCAAGCTCTCGGCGCACTATTTACGGGAAGTGCGCGAAAAGATCGACAGCGACGTTTTCGTGGTGCCGCTGATTCCGGGCTCGGGCCTGGATCGCGAATCGATCGCCCGGGTGGCGCAGGCGCTGGCGGATCAGATCGGGGGTGAGTCCTGA
- a CDS encoding ArsA family ATPase: MDGGLSQRLATKRIVLCVGSGGVGKTTLAAAIALQGAMAGRKTLVLTIDPARRLANSLGLERLDNTETRISPAVFQRAGLEPKAELWGMMLDVKRSFDDLIRRIAPTDEAAERILDNHYYQNLSDALAGSQEYMAMEKLHELQAERDYDLLVVDTPPTKHALDFLEAPNRMADFLDGKVIQWFIKPYLLAGKVGFAFAQRSAGMIFKMLERFTGYEAMADLAEFFLAFDGMYDGFKERAVHVKRLLASPQTAFVLVTSPVSPAIDEARFFWRRLTHEKMAPEIVVFNRVHTLPVDDPQTWAAQARQAARKVMARFPHYAPAIDVLLENAAGLAEQAAADDQAMRRFLAETEPRQIHYRVPALTADVHDLRSLAELGAYLV, from the coding sequence ATGGACGGCGGGTTGTCGCAACGGCTGGCGACGAAACGCATCGTGCTGTGCGTCGGTTCCGGCGGCGTCGGCAAGACTACCCTGGCCGCCGCGATCGCCCTGCAAGGCGCGATGGCGGGTCGCAAGACGCTGGTCTTGACCATCGATCCGGCCCGGCGGCTGGCCAACAGCCTGGGTCTCGAACGGCTGGACAACACCGAAACCCGGATCTCGCCGGCGGTGTTTCAACGCGCCGGCCTGGAACCGAAGGCGGAGCTTTGGGGCATGATGCTCGACGTCAAGCGCAGTTTCGACGACCTGATTCGCCGGATCGCGCCGACCGACGAGGCCGCCGAGCGCATTCTCGACAATCACTATTACCAGAACCTTTCGGACGCGCTGGCCGGCAGCCAGGAATACATGGCGATGGAGAAGCTGCACGAGTTGCAGGCCGAGCGCGACTACGACTTGCTGGTCGTCGATACGCCGCCGACCAAGCACGCGCTGGATTTCCTCGAGGCGCCCAACCGGATGGCCGATTTCCTCGACGGCAAAGTGATCCAGTGGTTCATCAAACCGTACCTGCTGGCCGGGAAGGTCGGCTTCGCGTTCGCTCAGCGTAGCGCCGGCATGATCTTTAAAATGCTGGAACGATTTACCGGTTACGAGGCCATGGCCGATCTGGCGGAGTTTTTCCTGGCGTTCGACGGCATGTACGACGGCTTCAAGGAACGGGCGGTGCATGTCAAGCGGCTGCTCGCTTCGCCGCAAACCGCTTTTGTCCTGGTGACCAGTCCGGTCAGCCCGGCCATCGATGAGGCGCGCTTTTTCTGGCGCCGGTTGACGCATGAAAAAATGGCGCCCGAAATCGTCGTTTTCAACCGCGTTCACACGTTGCCGGTGGACGATCCGCAAACCTGGGCCGCACAGGCCCGGCAAGCGGCCCGGAAGGTCATGGCGCGTTTTCCACATTACGCACCGGCCATCGACGTCTTGCTGGAAAATGCCGCCGGGCTCGCCGAGCAGGCCGCCGCCGACGATCAAGCCATGCGCCGTTTCCTCGCTGAAACCGAGCCGCGACAGATCCATTACCGCGTGCCGGCCTTGACGGCCGATGTTCACGATTTGCGGTCCTTGGCCGAATTGGGCGCTTATTTGGTTTGA
- a CDS encoding MBL fold metallo-hydrolase: MAARKFKKIDNRIFCFSLETPFPLGLVNVYFIADSRPTLIDTGPNEESVADALQQSLMTVGYHFADIKRILISHPHIDHFGLAARIKIESGAEVAAMAGAQPFLRNITKEWDANDQYFKHFLSYCGVPGQKISTLLAAGRDYVNYGCQVELDRPLNDGDRIEFDDFTLRVLHTPGHTMHDACFESPEHRLLFVGDTLRPRIAPSILLARPSSPETSRPRIAYMHMKSLKRLMNTTATLALPGHGEPFENPREAAEKTLRYHHRRCDDLFALLNGRARTPYELALDLSPELPDFELFLWISEVIGYLELLEEQGKVTQEYRDGQIYFFNISHQTK, encoded by the coding sequence ATGGCGGCTCGTAAATTTAAAAAAATCGACAACCGGATCTTCTGCTTCAGCTTGGAGACGCCCTTTCCTCTAGGTTTGGTCAACGTCTATTTCATCGCCGACAGCCGGCCGACGCTCATCGACACCGGTCCCAACGAAGAAAGCGTGGCCGATGCCCTGCAACAATCGCTGATGACCGTGGGTTATCATTTCGCCGATATCAAACGAATTCTGATCAGCCACCCGCACATCGATCACTTCGGGCTGGCCGCGCGGATCAAAATCGAGTCCGGCGCCGAGGTGGCGGCGATGGCCGGGGCGCAGCCGTTTTTGCGCAACATCACCAAGGAGTGGGACGCGAACGATCAGTATTTCAAGCATTTTCTAAGCTACTGCGGCGTTCCCGGACAAAAAATCAGCACTCTGCTGGCGGCCGGCCGCGATTACGTCAATTACGGCTGCCAGGTGGAGTTGGATCGCCCGCTGAACGACGGCGACCGCATCGAGTTCGACGATTTCACGTTGCGGGTCCTGCATACTCCCGGCCACACCATGCACGACGCCTGCTTCGAATCGCCGGAACATCGCTTGTTGTTCGTCGGCGATACGTTGCGGCCGCGCATCGCGCCCAGCATCCTCCTGGCCCGTCCTTCCTCGCCCGAAACCAGCCGGCCGCGCATCGCCTACATGCACATGAAAAGCCTGAAACGGCTGATGAACACCACCGCCACGCTGGCCCTGCCCGGCCACGGCGAGCCGTTCGAAAACCCGCGCGAGGCGGCCGAGAAAACGCTGCGCTACCACCACCGCCGGTGCGACGACCTGTTCGCCCTGCTCAACGGCCGCGCCCGCACCCCCTACGAACTGGCGCTCGATCTCTCGCCGGAGTTGCCGGATTTCGAATTGTTCCTGTGGATTTCCGAAGTCATCGGCTACCTGGAACTGCTGGAAGAACAAGGCAAAGTCACGCAGGAATACCGCGACGGACAAATCTACTTTTTCAACATTTCCCATCAAACCAAATAA